The nucleotide window AGCGAGACAAAAGTCCACCTCGCCCCGATGTAGAAGTCGGGACATGTTTTCTAACGAAACCATTTGCACATGGAACTGAATATCCGGCTTGTTTTTCCGGAATTCCCGCAGTATGCCTGGCAATGTGCTCGCCGTAGTCACCGCCAATTGCAGTGTGCCCTGATCCGGGTTGGAGAGGTCAGCAATTTCCCGCTGTCCCTGTTCCAATTCGAATAGGGCCTTTTCAGTTCGGTGAAGAAATGTTCTTCCAAAGTCGTTTAATCGCAGCTTTCTCCCGATTCGATCAAATAAAGGGACCCCCAGGTCGTCCTCTAATCGTTGTATCGTTTTGCTCAGGGAGGATTGCGTGACATGCAGCTTTCCCGCGGCTTCCGTAACATGCTCGCATCGGGCCACCGTCAGGAAATATTTTAGTTGAAGAAGCTCCATTCGCACCATTCCTTCATTCCTTCTAGTTCATCAAATCATAACATATAATGCGTTGGAATAAATGAACACGTTCAAGTAAGATAACAGCAGAAGAGAGAGAGGTGCACCAATGAACGTTCGAAAAAAAGGATTGATGTTAGCTGTTGGACTCGGAATCATGTTGAATCCGTTAAATTCCTCCATGATTTCTGTGGCTATTTCAAGATTGCAACTCGTGTATCAACTTGATTTTACAGCCGTTTCGTGGATTATTTTATCATTTTACATTGCCAGTGCCGTTGCTCAACCGGTCATGGGCAAGTGTAGTGATTTGTTTGGTCGCAGGAAGATCTTCCTCATGGGTCTTGTTATTGTTTTCGTATCGTCCATGTTAGCTCCATGGTCTCCCAGCTTTTCGTGGCTCATCGTATTCCGGATCATTCAATCGATTGGCACAAGCATGATGGTGGCCGTCGGAATGGCGATTGTCAGAATAAACGTGACTGACAAGCAAGCCTCCGCCTTGTCCACTTTGGCAATATTCCTCTCCGGAGCAGCTGCGATCGGGCCCTTTATTGGTGGAGTATTGATTCATTGGTGGGACTGGCACAGCATATTCATCGTTAATATTCCGTTTGTCTTGGCAAGCTTTATGTTCGCTTGGAAAACAATTCCGAAGGACGAGCAATCTCCGTCTATCTCTGGTCATATGTCCATTCGGCAATGGCTCGCGTTAATTGATGCACCAGGTATTTTGTTGTTTACGGTAGCTTTGGTAGCTCTGCTTATCGGCTTACTCTCAGTCAACTCCACTGGAAATATTTCAACGTGGCATCTGCTGACAGGGGGGATGGGATTAATCGCACTCGCCATGTTCATCCGACATGAATTAAAAGCAGACACGCCTTTTATCCCTCTGCGAACGTTTGCTAGACATCCCGAAATGACGTGGGTCAATGTGCAATACATGCTGGTGAACATCCTGTTTTACGCTCTTTTTTTTGGAGTTCCTACGTACTTGAAGCAGGTACGTCATCTCAACGAAGTCTATACAGGAATTAGCATGCTAGCCTTGGGGTTATGTTCAGTCATCATTGCTCCAATCGCAGGACGCTGGATTGACAGATCGGGATCACGGCCAGCACTTATCGTATCCGCTTCTTTAATGACATTAGGCTCTATATTAATCGCCGTCATGAATGAAACTTCCCCAATCGTCATTGTCATTGTTGCTTTAGCTTTATTTGGGATAAGTAACGGCTTAAATGCGGTTGGCATGCAAGCAGCTCTGTTCAAAAGCACACCCAAAGAAATGATCGGTGTTGCATCGGGTATTTTTAATACGTCACGCTACCTGGGGACCATCTTATCGTCGTTATTAATTGGGATCGTCATGGGAGATACATTCAATGTGACAGGATTTCAGATGCTTGGAGTCATCCTTACGGTGCTTGCTGCATCACTGATCATCATGAGCGTACGTCGCGAGGCAGATGCGGTGAATCCGGAGCAAATAAGCAAGTAAATAGCGAATTTCCTGTGCAATAGCACGTGTACACCCAATGAATCAATAGCTCCATTGGGTGTTTTTTTTGTTTTTCACCAAGTTGTCAGAAAGAGTTGATCCTTTCTTGAACGTTTAGGGTAGAAGACGTGACTTTGATTGAATTAGGTAAAAATAAAGATATAATAATTTTGATTATTAGGTCTTGTAGAGCATTTTCTATGCATTTGATATCAGGAATCAACAGGAGTAAACGCAAAGAACATGTGGCAAGATATCGTTGTTGTTTACTTTGTGAAATTTTTCTCTTAATTCGTTCACATGAACGATTAGGAAAGTCCAAAGCTGATATTGAATGCAGCCAATGAGTAGCAGACCTAGTCCTTAGCAAGAATTGATCACAAAAATGAAACAGAGTTTGAAAGGAGGCAACACAAAGAATGGCTATTGATACGGTGTTATGGAGCAGACTGGTGACGGGTTTAACGCTCGGGTTCCACGTGATTTTTGCAACGCTTGGTGTCGGCGTACCATTGATGATCGCTATTGCAGAGTTCATCGGCATTCGGAAGAAGGATCACCATTACATACTTATGGCGAAGAGGTGGTCCAGAGGGTTTGTCATTTCTGTGGCGGTGGGTGTCGTGACAGGTACAGCGATCTCGCTGCAGTTGGCCCTGGTATGGCCGAATTTTATGAAACTGGCCGGGAATGTCATTGCATTGCCACTATTTATGGAAGTATTCGCATTCTTTTTTGAAGCAATATTCCTGGGCATTTATCTATACACGTGGGATCGGTTCAAAAATCCGTATATCCACTGGTTGCTAACCATTCCGATTGTCGCCGGGGCAGGCATGTCTGCTGTTTTTATCACAACAGTGAACGGATTCATGAACCAGCCTGAAGGTTTTGTCATGGAAGCAGGTCAATTCATGGCAGTGAACCCCGTGCAAGCGATGCTGAATACGGCGACGTTCTCCAAGGTGTTCCATGTATTAAGCTCAGCCTATCTGACAGGAGCTGCACTGTTAGCAGGAATTGCAGCCTTTGCGATGCTGAGAAAAGGGGTGTCGGCCTACCACAAGAAAGGCTTGAATCTCATGATGGCCGTAGTTTTGGTATTCAGTTTATTAAATTCTTTAGCTGGAGATGTATCTGCCAAGTTTTTGGCTGAGCATCAGCCGGAGAAACTCGCAGCTGCGGAGTGGCATTTCGAGACAGAAAGCGGCGCGGATTTGATTTTATTGGGATGGCTGAACGCTGAACATGAAATTATAGGTGCACTTCATTTGCCGAAAGTACTCAGCTTCCTAGCCTTTGGAGACTTTAATGCCGAAGTAACCGGGTTGAACGAATTTCCACCAGACGAGCATCCACCACTACTTGTGCATTACTTGTTCGACTTAATGGCTGGAATTGGTTTCGCTCTGCTTGCTATATCAAGTCTGTACTTCCTGTTGGTGTTCTGGAAGAAACGTAATCAGTTTAACAAGTGGATGCTTCGTATGGTTGCACTCAGTGCACCGCTTGCTTTTCTGGCCGTTGAGATGGGATGGTTCTATGCAGAAGTGGGGCGGCAGCCATGGATCATCCGAGGTTATATGCGAGTAGAAGAGGCCGCTACTTCTTCGCCGAGTGTGAGAATTTTATTTTTCGTCTTCTTGCTTCTGTACATCCTGCTAGGCGTTATGTGTGTCGTCGTACTGAGACGGTTGTTCAATAATAATCCTGCTGACCTTGAGATGGAGAAATGGTTGAAAGAGAAGCATGATCAATCAGCCAAGAAAGGGGGGCAGGCATAATGAGTTATGAATTGATTGGTATATCGGTACTTTGGCTGTTCTTGTACGGCTATCTTATTGTAGCTTCCATTGATTTTGGAGCAGGTTTCTTCGCCTTTTATGCACGCCTGACGAAGCAGGATCACCTGATTAATCGTCTGATCTCCCGTTATCTATCACCGGTCTGGGAGATCACCAATGTATTCTTTGTCTTTTTCTATATTGGTATCGTCGGGTTTTTCCCGGATACCGCTTACTATTATGGCTCCGCGCTGCTTGTTCCGGGAAGTATTGCCGTGATTCTACTTGCCATTCGTGGGTCGTTCTATGCTTTCGAAAATTATGGTTCCAAAAAAAGTATCGTATATCTGTTTTTATACGGAGCAACAGGTTTGCTTATTCCAGCGTCGTTGTCAGTGGCACTGACATTGTCTGAAGGTGGCTTTATTTTGAAGCAGGGGGATACGGTCTCCCTGGATTACTGGGCGCTGTTTACGAATCCGTTATCGTGGAGCATCGTTGGTCTAGCCATCGTGTCCGTATTGTTCATTAGCGGATCATTTCTCACATTTTACGCTTCTCGGGCAGAGGATCATTCGGCATTGAAGCTGATGCGGAACTATGCTTTGTTCTGGAGCACACCGACCATTATTCTCGCGCTGACTGCATTTATATATTTGGGTCAACACAATGAGCGTCATTTTCAAAATATGATGGATTTATGGTGGCTGCTGGCGCTTTCCGTTGCATTTTTCATGATCGCCATGTGGCTTTTATATAACGGACGCCGTTATGGTTTAGCTTTTATATGTATCATGCTGCAATTTTTCACAGCCTTTTTCGCTTACGGCATTGGGCAATATCCTTACATTCTTGATCCATACATCACCATTCAGAGCAGCGCCACATCGCCAGCGATGGGTTTCGCCCTAGTGGTCGTGTTTATCGGTGGTCTATGCCTGTTAATTCCTTCTCTGATTCTGGTCTTCAAACTGTTCCTGTTTGATGCGGATTATGTGAAAGGGAAAAAATAAAGGAGGAGCGTTCAATGAAGAGGAGAGCCAAATCCAATCTGATCTCGCAGCAAATGTCTTTACAACGAAAAAACAGGCTTCTCCTTGCGATCATTTCGCTGGCGCTTGGTGTAGCTATTGTAAGTCAGGCCACATTGGTGGCTGAAGCAGTCCAGCGAATCTTTGTAGAGAAAGCTTCCTTCTCATCGGTGATGCTGTTGCTCGGCCTATTGCTGGCTGTTATGGCTGTACGTACTCTGTTGACGTATGGCAACGGGAAAGTGGGCTTGCATATGGCAGCCCGTGCCAAGACGAATATGCGAGCAGCTGTTTTGCAAAAGCTGACTCAAGCTTCCATGCCTTCAACCCTTCGTGGACAGACGGGAGGTAAGGTCAGTGTTGCTTTGGATGCTGTGGATGAAGCCGACAGTTATTTCAGTCAGTACATGCCGCGTATGATGGAAGCTGCGATGATCCCGATTCTGATTCTGGTCGTTACGTTTACGCAGCACGCCAACACAGGCTGGATTATGCTGTTTACAGCGCCATTTATCCCGCTGTTTATGATCTTGGTCGGGCTCCAGACGAAGAACAAATCAGAAGAGAAATACGCGCAACTGGCTGAGTTTTCCGGTACATTTCTGGATTCGCTTCAAGGGCTGGTTACGTTGAAAATATTCGGACGGGCTAAACGTCAGCAGCAGGAGATTGAACGCAGCAGTCTGGGGTATCGTGATGCCACCATGGGCATTTTGAAGATTGCATTTACCAATACGTTTATGCTGGAATCGATTGTGATGTTAAGCATTGGTATCGTCGCGCTTGAACTGGCTATCCAATTACTCGTATTCAAATCGATGAGCTTCCACACGGCCTTTCTCGTGTTGTTACTCGTCCCTGAGTTTTACAGTCTGTTGAAGAATACGGGAACGGCTTTTCACAGCGGGCGAACCAGTATGGGGGCCATTCGCAAGGTGGAACAGATGCTCGCGGACACTAGTGTCAAGAGCACACAAACGAAGCCTGAAGAAGGACCGGATCAAAGCGAATTAACCGATGTCGATGCAATTACAAAGACGGAAGAGCTTCGTACAGCTCGTGCCGAGTTGATAACAATGCCACCAACCATTGAACTGAACAATGTCCGATTCCAGTACACACCTGATTCCTTTGGACTTGAGACAGGACAGATCTCGATTGGACCGGGAGAACAGATCGCTATTGTAGGCAAAAGTGGCTCAGGTAAAACCACGCTGCTTCATCTCATTGCCGGTTTACTGAAACCAGATTCGGGAGCGGTTCTGGTTAACGGAAGCCAGCTTTCGCAACAGGATGAGGCTGCTTGGTTTGAACGTGTTAGCTACATTACACAGCATCCGTATATTTTTGCAGGTACATTTGCCGAAAATATCGCGATTGGCGCGGGTCGGAACGTCTCCAGAGCTGAAATTGAGCAGGCAGCAGAGGAAGCAGGACTTGCTGGCGTTGTTGCTCAATTGGAACAGGGCTTAGATACCTTTGTTGGTGAAGGTGGCCGGGGGTTATCTGGTGGGGAAAAGCAAAGACTTGCCTTGGCACG belongs to Paenibacillus sp. FSL H8-0079 and includes:
- a CDS encoding MFS transporter, with the translated sequence MNVRKKGLMLAVGLGIMLNPLNSSMISVAISRLQLVYQLDFTAVSWIILSFYIASAVAQPVMGKCSDLFGRRKIFLMGLVIVFVSSMLAPWSPSFSWLIVFRIIQSIGTSMMVAVGMAIVRINVTDKQASALSTLAIFLSGAAAIGPFIGGVLIHWWDWHSIFIVNIPFVLASFMFAWKTIPKDEQSPSISGHMSIRQWLALIDAPGILLFTVALVALLIGLLSVNSTGNISTWHLLTGGMGLIALAMFIRHELKADTPFIPLRTFARHPEMTWVNVQYMLVNILFYALFFGVPTYLKQVRHLNEVYTGISMLALGLCSVIIAPIAGRWIDRSGSRPALIVSASLMTLGSILIAVMNETSPIVIVIVALALFGISNGLNAVGMQAALFKSTPKEMIGVASGIFNTSRYLGTILSSLLIGIVMGDTFNVTGFQMLGVILTVLAASLIIMSVRREADAVNPEQISK
- a CDS encoding cytochrome d ubiquinol oxidase subunit II; the protein is MSYELIGISVLWLFLYGYLIVASIDFGAGFFAFYARLTKQDHLINRLISRYLSPVWEITNVFFVFFYIGIVGFFPDTAYYYGSALLVPGSIAVILLAIRGSFYAFENYGSKKSIVYLFLYGATGLLIPASLSVALTLSEGGFILKQGDTVSLDYWALFTNPLSWSIVGLAIVSVLFISGSFLTFYASRAEDHSALKLMRNYALFWSTPTIILALTAFIYLGQHNERHFQNMMDLWWLLALSVAFFMIAMWLLYNGRRYGLAFICIMLQFFTAFFAYGIGQYPYILDPYITIQSSATSPAMGFALVVVFIGGLCLLIPSLILVFKLFLFDADYVKGKK
- a CDS encoding cytochrome ubiquinol oxidase subunit I, which produces MAIDTVLWSRLVTGLTLGFHVIFATLGVGVPLMIAIAEFIGIRKKDHHYILMAKRWSRGFVISVAVGVVTGTAISLQLALVWPNFMKLAGNVIALPLFMEVFAFFFEAIFLGIYLYTWDRFKNPYIHWLLTIPIVAGAGMSAVFITTVNGFMNQPEGFVMEAGQFMAVNPVQAMLNTATFSKVFHVLSSAYLTGAALLAGIAAFAMLRKGVSAYHKKGLNLMMAVVLVFSLLNSLAGDVSAKFLAEHQPEKLAAAEWHFETESGADLILLGWLNAEHEIIGALHLPKVLSFLAFGDFNAEVTGLNEFPPDEHPPLLVHYLFDLMAGIGFALLAISSLYFLLVFWKKRNQFNKWMLRMVALSAPLAFLAVEMGWFYAEVGRQPWIIRGYMRVEEAATSSPSVRILFFVFLLLYILLGVMCVVVLRRLFNNNPADLEMEKWLKEKHDQSAKKGGQA
- the cydD gene encoding thiol reductant ABC exporter subunit CydD, with product MKRRAKSNLISQQMSLQRKNRLLLAIISLALGVAIVSQATLVAEAVQRIFVEKASFSSVMLLLGLLLAVMAVRTLLTYGNGKVGLHMAARAKTNMRAAVLQKLTQASMPSTLRGQTGGKVSVALDAVDEADSYFSQYMPRMMEAAMIPILILVVTFTQHANTGWIMLFTAPFIPLFMILVGLQTKNKSEEKYAQLAEFSGTFLDSLQGLVTLKIFGRAKRQQQEIERSSLGYRDATMGILKIAFTNTFMLESIVMLSIGIVALELAIQLLVFKSMSFHTAFLVLLLVPEFYSLLKNTGTAFHSGRTSMGAIRKVEQMLADTSVKSTQTKPEEGPDQSELTDVDAITKTEELRTARAELITMPPTIELNNVRFQYTPDSFGLETGQISIGPGEQIAIVGKSGSGKTTLLHLIAGLLKPDSGAVLVNGSQLSQQDEAAWFERVSYITQHPYIFAGTFAENIAIGAGRNVSRAEIEQAAEEAGLAGVVAQLEQGLDTFVGEGGRGLSGGEKQRLALARAFLKRPAVILFDEPTVGLDLHTERILQQSITSLAKTATMITVAHRLYTIQHADNILFMDNGVLVDSGHHNELLARLPQYAEMVDVQRKGGLA